A genomic window from Dermacentor silvarum isolate Dsil-2018 chromosome 9, BIME_Dsil_1.4, whole genome shotgun sequence includes:
- the LOC119464787 gene encoding acetylcholinesterase yields MGGTAAAPVLLLFLMASCCLASDVVKDTSLGQIRGNRLVVLGRVVEEYRGIPYAQPPLGRLRFKPPIPAEPWEGILDARSRRTACPQVFTFPRAFANIEHTEDCLHLNVWSPQERGADEIVPVLAWIHGGGFMQGSASQKVYNGAVLAARTGLVIVTLNYRLGFLGFLDTQSPDAPGNVGFLDQNMALKWIRDNIARFGGDPSRVTLFGESAGGMSAHAHVLSPMSRGLFIRACLMSGSLHGHGLFQTVNESISKGNAVAAAVGCVDPDRNLARNPEAVVECLRPKSAFELARVSSKIFKPKIFPFVPTYPNEFLPMDPSTAVEQGLFNAADLMVGVTADEGALAFMLPIRDEILSDNLHGIDGQQFERSLRDRVYAWLKANFSRPLDVYKAGTHDRRSLRRAYADYLSDSIFVCPMHFTAEAHSNKEQSVYTYVFGHLSNKKTLPTWMGTPHGNDVSYVFGIPLADQERFSAEDAEVSEVVMTALSTFASTGVPQLPGEYLWPKYTADNPVSVYISADNLTDISGFHMEKCNVWKSYWKI; encoded by the exons ATGGGTGGCACTGCGGCGGCGCCTGTACTCCTCCTCTTCCTCATGGCGTCCTGCTGTTTAGCCTCGGATGTCGTGAAAGATACAAGTCTCGGCCAAATCAGGGGTAACCGTCTCGTTGTTCTCGGCCGTGTAGTGGAGGAGTATCGCGGGATCCCGTACGCGCAACCACCCTTGGGCCGGTTGCGCTTCAAGCCGCCCATACCTGCTGAACCATGGGAGGGTATACTTGATGCCAGGAGCAGAAGAACCGCATGTCCGCAG GTATTCACCTTTCCCCGAGCCTTTGCTAACATCGAGCACACGGAAGACTGCCTGCACCTGAATGTATGGAGCCCTCAAGAGCGGGGCGCCGATGAAATCGTTCCCGTGCTCGCTTGGATCCACGGTGGGGGCTTCATGCAGGGATCGGCTTCACAGAAGGTTTACAACGGTGCCGTTCTAGCGGCAAGGACAGGTCTCGTCATCGTGACCTTGAACTATCGGCTCGGTTTCCTAGGCTTCCTGGACACGCAGTCACCAGATGCACCCGGAAACGTCGGTTTCCTGGACCAAAACATGGCCCTGAAGTGGATCCGGGACAACATCGCACGATTCGGTGGCGACCCTTCGAGAGTAACCCTTTTCGGCGAGAGCGCCGGTGGCATGAGTGCTCACGCGCATGTGTTGTCACCCATGAGCAGGGGTCTTTTCATCAGGGCGTGCCTAATGAGCGGAAGTTTGCATGGCCATGGCTTGTTTCAGACTGTGAATGAAAGTATAAGCAAAGGAAACGCTGTTGCCGCAGCTGTCGGCTGTGTGGACCCCGACAGGAACCTCGCCCGTAACCCGGAAGCGGTTGTTGAATGCCTGCGCCCTAAAAGTGCCTTTGAACTCGCCCGTGTATCAAGTAAAATATTCAAGCCCAAGATATTCCCATTCGTGCCAACTTATCCTAACGAATTCCTCCCCATGGATCCCAGCACCGCTGTCGAACAAGGATTGTTCAATGCAGCCGACCTCATGGTCGGAGTCACCGCGGACGAGGGAGCACTAGCTTTTATGTTACCTATAAGGGACGAAATTCTTTCGGACAACTTGCACGGCATCGACGGACAACAATTTGAGCGTTCTCTGCGTGATAGAGTCTACGCGTGGCTGAAGGCGAACTTTTCCAGACCGCTGGATGTGTACAAAGCTGGGACTCATGACAGGAGATCGCTGAGGCGCGCCTATGCGGACTACCTGTCTGACTCGATATTCGTTTGCCCCATGCATTTCACCGCTGAGGCGCACTCCAACAAGGAGCAGTCAGTGTACACTTACGTCTTTGGTCATTTGTCTAACAAGAAGACGCTTCCCACGTGGATGGGAACACCACACGGCAATGATGTCAGCTACGTATTCGGGATCCCCCTTGCTGACCAAGAACGTTTCAGTGCTGAAGATGCCGAAGTGTCTGAAGTGGTGATGACGGCTTTGTCGACGTTTGCTTCCACCGG GGTGCCCCAGCTTCCAGGAGAGTACCTGTGGCCCAAGTACACCGCTGACAACCCTGTCTCAGTTTATATTTCTGCTGACAACTTAACAGATATATCTGGTTTCCACATGGAAAAGTGCAACGTTTGGAAGTCATACTGGAAAATTTAG